A segment of the Commensalibacter oyaizuii genome:
TTTTGGTATGATCGATATATTTCCAAGTAATCAGACCCATAGATTATTAGTTCGTATGGGACCAGAACCGATTATACCAAAAACAAAATATTCCCAGTTTTCTTCTTATTTATACAATCAACTGCAAAAGAAAAAGCAATCCATTAAAAGCAGCCTATTAGATCAACATCTTATTGCTGGTTTGGGAAATATATATGTATGTGAGGCATTGTTTTTGGCCGAAATTTCACCCTTGCGCCCCTCAAATTCTATAACCTTGGAAGAAACATTCCATATCGTTAAAGCCATTCAAACGATATTGACCAAAGCCATTAAAGCAGGGGGGTCCAGTATGCGTGATTATGTACATTCCGATGGTAAGCGGGGGTATTTCCAAATGCAATGGAATGTTTATGGAAAAGAAAAGGAAAATTGCTCAAAATGTTTGACAAAAGGAAAAAAAACATTAATAAAACGAACAACACAAGCTGGTCGTTCAAGTTTTTATTGCGATACATGCCAACGATAAAAAGTTTTTTATCTTGACGAAGATCGAATAAAAGGTTAAAAACCAAGCTTTAAATAATATATCATCGTGATATAAGTTTGTTTTTATAAAAGAAGTACACAGGAAATCCATGGCGAATATCGCATCTGCGCGTAAGCGTATACGTCAAACTTTGAAACGCACTGAACGAAACAAAGCTCGTAAGTCAAGGGTGCGTACATTTGTTAAAAAAGTTGAAGAAGCACTTTTAGCTGGCAATAAAGAAGACGCATTAGTTGCGCTTCGCAATGCTCAACCAGAACTACAAAGAGCTTGTGGTAAGGGGATCATGCACAAAAATACAGCTGCACGCAAAATCTCCCGTTTATCCAGCAAAATTAAAAAATTAGCTTCTGCTTAATTTTTTGAACTAACACTTAAATTATCTTAGCAAAAGGTTTATATCTTTTGCTAAACTTGTCTATTTTAAATAGAGAAAAGAAGCCGGCGAATGTTACCATTCATCGGATTTTTTTTGTACAACCCCTTCACAAAACATTAAAGATTTTTTTGGTACTTTATAAAAAGGTTGAAGGGGTGTATTCTATCAAATCCATACTTGTTTCCAACTTTGTAACAAAAGCTCTCTGAACCCATGTCTGAATTTACTGAAGAATCAAAAGAGTTTCATCTATCCCTACAAGATGCAGATTCAACAACATTAAAATCTATTCTAGAAATTCACTGGGACCGCATTTGTAATCGTCTGAAAGCCGAGGTAGGTGAGGTTGAATACCGCACTTGGTTACAACAAATAACCCTTGGTGGAATTGAAGAGGACGAATTAACACTGTATCTGCCAACACGTTTTTTGCGTGACTGGGTGAGGTCGCAATATAACAGCAAATTAAATCAATTATGGAACACCGAGCTGCCTCAAATTCGTCGGGTTGAGCTTGCTTTAACGCCCACTTCTGATACTCCTGCGAACACCTCACCTGTACAAGAGGAAATACCTAGCCAAGCATCAAAAACTAACGATTTCAATCCTATAAAAAAAACACAAAAACAAGCACCCCCAACTGTGATTGAAGAGCCAGAAATAAAAGAAGCAGATGAAGGTAAAATTCCTT
Coding sequences within it:
- the mutM gene encoding bifunctional DNA-formamidopyrimidine glycosylase/DNA-(apurinic or apyrimidinic site) lyase, yielding MPELPEVETIKRGLEQSLINQTIVSVKCHRDHLRIPIPKNLDSVLMNAQIINFTRRGKYILIHLNNQQTILIHLGMSGKMIVRPHNSSYILQKHEHLTVLTKEGQCLSYIDPRRFGMIDIFPSNQTHRLLVRMGPEPIIPKTKYSQFSSYLYNQLQKKKQSIKSSLLDQHLIAGLGNIYVCEALFLAEISPLRPSNSITLEETFHIVKAIQTILTKAIKAGGSSMRDYVHSDGKRGYFQMQWNVYGKEKENCSKCLTKGKKTLIKRTTQAGRSSFYCDTCQR
- the rpsT gene encoding 30S ribosomal protein S20; translation: MANIASARKRIRQTLKRTERNKARKSRVRTFVKKVEEALLAGNKEDALVALRNAQPELQRACGKGIMHKNTAARKISRLSSKIKKLASA